One genomic segment of Mycolicibacterium psychrotolerans includes these proteins:
- a CDS encoding nucleotidyltransferase family protein: MTQPVSAAGVVLAAGAGTRYGLPKVLAEGGDWLASAVAALRDGGCKDVVVVLGAAVDGVDVPAPARRVVASDWADGLSASVRAGVQALGEDVGYAVLTTVDTPDVTAAAVRRVLAAAGDTGLARAGYAGRPGHPVVIARRHWPALLDVLAGDEGAGPFLRARDDVAIVDCADLSSGSDIDHR, translated from the coding sequence GTGACGCAACCTGTTTCAGCGGCCGGCGTGGTGCTCGCAGCGGGGGCTGGTACCCGGTACGGACTGCCGAAGGTGCTTGCTGAGGGCGGTGACTGGTTGGCGTCGGCGGTGGCGGCCTTGCGCGACGGCGGATGCAAAGACGTCGTGGTGGTGCTCGGCGCGGCGGTCGACGGCGTCGACGTGCCCGCGCCCGCTCGCAGGGTCGTCGCGAGCGATTGGGCCGACGGACTGAGTGCGTCGGTGCGCGCCGGTGTGCAGGCCCTCGGCGAGGACGTCGGGTACGCGGTCCTGACGACCGTCGACACCCCGGACGTCACCGCGGCGGCCGTGCGGCGGGTACTCGCCGCGGCCGGGGACACCGGCCTGGCGCGCGCGGGCTATGCCGGTCGGCCGGGACACCCCGTGGTGATCGCGCGCCGGCACTGGCCCGCACTGCTCGACGTGCTCGCTGGCGACGAGGGCGCCGGGCCGTTCCTGCGCGCCCGAGACGACGTCGCGATAGTCGACTGCGCGGATCTGAGCTCCGGTTCCGACATCGATCACCGGTGA
- a CDS encoding ATP-binding protein: MAEGASHINGKRQSSQSVELRVAATLENLAVLRTLVAAIGTFEDLDFDAVADLRLAVDEACTRLIRSAVPDSTLLLVVDPQPDALVVHASTTCDSPDILAPGSFSWHVLSSLTDEVTTFSDGQKPEGQIFGISMTTRRASSLQ; encoded by the coding sequence ATGGCGGAAGGTGCGAGCCACATCAACGGGAAGCGACAGAGCTCTCAGTCGGTCGAACTCCGGGTGGCCGCCACCCTGGAGAATCTCGCCGTGCTGCGCACCCTGGTGGCCGCCATCGGCACGTTCGAGGACCTCGACTTCGACGCGGTCGCTGATCTGCGGCTTGCCGTTGACGAAGCGTGTACCCGGCTCATCCGGTCTGCGGTGCCCGACTCGACACTGCTGCTCGTCGTCGATCCGCAGCCCGACGCCTTGGTCGTTCACGCATCGACCACCTGCGACAGCCCCGACATTCTCGCCCCGGGCAGCTTCAGCTGGCACGTGCTGAGCTCCCTGACCGACGAGGTCACCACGTTCTCCGACGGCCAGAAGCCCGAAGGTCAGATATTCGGTATCTCGATGACGACGAGGCGAGCGAGTTCATTGCAGTGA
- a CDS encoding STAS domain-containing protein: MPQAPDGSPPTLTSDNRVCHSAQFQTRWPQPATAVVSAHGELDAANGNQFVEYALRNSEQTQWLVIDLTGLTFFATAGFSSLHTLNVQCAGENIRWALVPSLAVDRLLRICDPDSTLPICVDIANALTTVHSDPPRLLKLIPQTS, encoded by the coding sequence ATGCCTCAAGCCCCCGACGGGTCACCCCCGACTCTGACGTCCGACAACCGCGTCTGCCATTCGGCGCAATTCCAGACCCGCTGGCCACAACCGGCCACCGCAGTGGTTTCCGCCCACGGCGAGCTCGACGCCGCCAACGGGAACCAGTTCGTCGAGTACGCGCTACGCAATTCGGAGCAGACCCAGTGGCTGGTCATCGACCTCACCGGGTTGACCTTCTTCGCCACCGCCGGCTTCTCCTCGCTGCACACGCTCAACGTGCAGTGCGCCGGTGAGAACATCCGCTGGGCACTCGTGCCGAGCCTGGCCGTCGACCGGCTGCTGCGCATCTGCGATCCCGACTCCACGCTGCCGATCTGCGTCGACATCGCCAACGCGCTCACCACGGTGCACAGCGACCCGCCGCGGCTACTGAAGCTGATCCCGCAGACGAGTTAG
- a CDS encoding helix-turn-helix transcriptional regulator, translating into MPATRKSTGKAAPKKAPARAALKAAGSPTRTWTFLTNHAHVLLCLAQGESLTARELSVLIGITERSVQAILADLIADGYLEKSKVGRRNNYTVNPAGRLRHPLESAHSVGELIAALS; encoded by the coding sequence ATGCCCGCGACACGCAAGAGCACCGGAAAGGCGGCGCCGAAGAAGGCGCCCGCCCGCGCGGCCCTGAAAGCGGCAGGTTCGCCGACGCGCACGTGGACGTTCCTGACCAACCACGCGCATGTGCTGCTGTGCCTGGCGCAGGGGGAGTCGCTGACGGCCCGCGAGCTGAGCGTGCTGATCGGGATCACCGAGCGTTCGGTGCAGGCGATCCTCGCTGATCTGATCGCCGACGGGTACCTCGAGAAGTCGAAGGTCGGCCGGCGCAACAACTACACCGTCAACCCGGCGGGACGGCTGCGGCACCCGCTCGAGTCGGCGCACAGCGTCGGCGAGCTGATCGCCGCCCTGAGCTGA
- the mbp1 gene encoding microaggregate-binding protein 1, whose translation MTEKNSGPEEGIKGVVEDVKGKAKETVGTVTGRDDMVREGKAQQDKADAQRDVAQKEAEAESARAGAKAAEKRQEANQ comes from the coding sequence ATGACCGAGAAGAACAGTGGTCCCGAAGAAGGCATCAAGGGCGTCGTCGAGGACGTGAAGGGCAAGGCCAAGGAGACCGTCGGCACCGTCACCGGCCGCGACGACATGGTCCGCGAGGGCAAGGCCCAGCAGGACAAGGCCGACGCGCAGCGCGACGTTGCGCAGAAGGAAGCCGAGGCCGAGTCGGCTCGCGCCGGGGCCAAGGCCGCCGAGAAGCGCCAGGAAGCCAACCAGTAA
- a CDS encoding TetR/AcrR family transcriptional regulator — MAAQFVRRIPYMTIICQTHRSLAITLFDVSSVKPVAGLRQRKKIATRLAIRRAAIRLFEEHGFADTTIEQIAASADVSPRTFYRYFVTKEAVLICDQAEPIMVAFRHAPAGLSPVAAYRYAVAAYFDGLSDEERHDTIVAQHLLYSVPEGRGLLYAEYTLLIRLMTKALTSRLGTSVSLPERQVLAGTIIGVLMAVSDGNPLPEDSLTRALEILEAKVSS; from the coding sequence ATGGCTGCTCAGTTCGTCCGCCGAATCCCTTACATGACGATTATCTGCCAGACACATAGAAGTCTGGCGATCACACTGTTCGATGTGTCGTCCGTCAAGCCTGTGGCGGGCCTGCGCCAGCGTAAGAAGATCGCGACCCGGCTGGCCATCCGCCGGGCGGCGATCCGCCTGTTCGAGGAGCACGGATTCGCCGACACCACAATCGAGCAGATCGCGGCGTCAGCCGACGTCTCCCCACGCACCTTCTACCGCTACTTCGTCACCAAAGAGGCCGTGCTCATCTGCGACCAGGCCGAACCGATCATGGTCGCTTTCCGGCACGCGCCCGCCGGGTTGTCTCCCGTTGCCGCCTATCGGTACGCGGTCGCAGCGTACTTCGACGGCCTGAGCGATGAGGAGCGCCACGACACCATCGTGGCCCAGCACCTGCTCTACTCAGTCCCCGAAGGCAGGGGCCTGCTGTACGCGGAGTACACCCTGCTGATCAGGCTGATGACGAAGGCCCTCACTTCCCGCCTTGGTACCTCAGTGTCGCTCCCTGAGCGCCAGGTCCTCGCAGGGACGATCATCGGGGTGCTCATGGCCGTCTCCGACGGGAATCCCCTGCCGGAAGATTCGCTCACGCGCGCCCTGGAGATTCTGGAGGCGAAGGTCAGCTCGTGA
- a CDS encoding proton-conducting transporter transmembrane domain-containing protein: MLEAIANPALLTLVIAPLVVAVVAATIGRRAPVLVARLGAATAAAGLLIAIAGLPTASDHLAAALLLLIFGVSAIAQGFAVRYLAGDSRAPWFTCGASLLTTASTVMASATTMVGLAIGWTAVGLALCLLLATYRELPAARDGVRRTALAFCIGDGALWAAVGLHHLGAEALAPVIAVLIVIAALSRSAQIPFHRWLPATLAAPTPVSALLHAGVVNGGGVLLVKLSVLSTPPAAGIVIAAGTASMAYGAVLMLVRPDIKGALAYSTMAQMGFMMLTCGLGLWAAAVIHLIGHGFYKATLFLSSGTAVARHQRHRTLAPPAGLSRPRRWIIATTAALLPLSALAAGMVLVPTWPEGHAAELALLVFAWVTGAAATWGWLRRQPTIGGAVGATAVLLPAAVAYVAVISAVSRYLAPALPASAVSPATVWAVIAGALAVLGALAALRASPAALGLQRSLYTHAISAGTLHPTGVHR, from the coding sequence ATGTTGGAAGCGATCGCGAACCCCGCCCTCCTGACGCTGGTGATCGCCCCTCTGGTGGTGGCGGTGGTGGCCGCGACCATCGGACGCCGAGCACCCGTCCTCGTCGCGCGGCTCGGCGCGGCGACCGCCGCTGCCGGCCTGCTCATCGCCATCGCCGGCCTACCCACTGCGTCCGACCACCTCGCGGCGGCCCTACTGCTGCTGATCTTCGGCGTCAGCGCGATCGCGCAGGGATTCGCGGTGCGCTACCTGGCCGGCGACTCCCGCGCACCCTGGTTCACCTGTGGCGCATCACTTCTGACCACGGCATCCACGGTGATGGCGTCGGCGACCACGATGGTCGGACTGGCGATCGGATGGACCGCGGTCGGCCTGGCGCTGTGCCTGCTACTGGCCACCTACCGCGAACTCCCCGCCGCACGCGACGGTGTCCGCCGCACCGCACTGGCCTTCTGCATCGGCGACGGTGCGCTCTGGGCGGCCGTCGGCCTGCACCATCTCGGCGCCGAAGCGCTCGCACCGGTGATCGCGGTGCTCATCGTCATCGCCGCACTGTCGCGCTCCGCCCAGATCCCCTTCCACCGCTGGCTGCCCGCCACGCTCGCCGCACCCACGCCGGTGTCGGCCCTCCTGCATGCCGGAGTGGTCAACGGCGGCGGCGTGCTGCTGGTCAAACTCAGCGTGCTCTCGACCCCGCCGGCCGCCGGCATCGTCATCGCCGCAGGCACCGCCTCGATGGCCTACGGCGCGGTCCTCATGCTGGTGCGGCCCGACATCAAAGGCGCACTGGCCTATTCGACGATGGCCCAGATGGGCTTCATGATGCTGACCTGCGGCCTCGGGTTGTGGGCCGCCGCGGTGATCCACCTGATCGGCCACGGCTTCTACAAGGCGACGCTGTTCCTCTCCTCAGGAACGGCGGTAGCGCGGCACCAGCGCCACCGCACGCTCGCCCCGCCCGCGGGCCTGTCGCGCCCGCGGAGGTGGATCATCGCGACCACGGCGGCGCTGCTGCCGCTGAGCGCCCTTGCCGCCGGGATGGTCCTGGTGCCCACCTGGCCCGAAGGTCACGCCGCCGAACTCGCGCTGCTGGTGTTCGCCTGGGTGACCGGGGCGGCCGCGACGTGGGGCTGGCTGCGGCGCCAACCCACGATCGGCGGTGCCGTCGGCGCCACGGCGGTCCTGCTGCCCGCAGCGGTCGCCTATGTCGCGGTGATCAGCGCGGTCAGCCGCTACCTCGCGCCCGCCCTGCCCGCATCCGCCGTGTCCCCCGCCACGGTCTGGGCGGTGATCGCCGGAGCCCTCGCGGTACTCGGCGCCCTGGCGGCCCTGCGCGCATCACCGGCAGCCCTCGGCCTACAGCGCTCGCTCTACACCCACGCGATCAGCGCAGGGACCCTTCACCCCACAGGAGTGCACCGATGA
- a CDS encoding ERCC4 domain-containing protein, which yields MAEVLIARNPDDGSRLPFLLRVPQPDGDLVFRTSGMWPRVKALYCHPVPIDHWPGEAEILERLPLRSCRRRGAAIDVIVDRGRENRSQLVFTTARGRDVVFWQSARTRKQARPDVRTPTARAQGIPELQILVDAHERYAYQFTSQQVSTLRTALPCGDYGLEINAVLVASVERKSLADLVSSLTSGKLRYQIAELAALPRAAVVIEERYSQLFTLNRIRPATVADGLAELQVRWPNVPIVFCETRSLAEEWTYRFLAAAQVWTQTEEAMLQRLSSLRIGAAGEDQVDPPRTPSTAQVREWARAAGLPVPDRGRLRPDVWDAWRAANAAKGETAPEATRKTTPQGPIRLRQ from the coding sequence ATGGCAGAGGTGTTGATCGCGCGCAACCCGGATGACGGTTCGCGGCTTCCCTTTTTGCTGCGAGTGCCACAACCCGACGGCGACCTCGTCTTTCGAACTTCGGGAATGTGGCCGAGAGTCAAGGCGCTGTATTGCCATCCCGTTCCCATCGATCACTGGCCTGGCGAGGCGGAGATCCTCGAACGTCTCCCGCTGCGGTCGTGCCGCCGTCGCGGCGCGGCCATCGACGTCATCGTGGATCGGGGGCGCGAGAACCGCTCTCAACTGGTGTTCACCACTGCCCGCGGCCGCGACGTGGTCTTCTGGCAGTCAGCACGAACCCGTAAGCAGGCGCGTCCCGACGTGCGGACACCGACCGCCCGCGCCCAGGGCATTCCGGAATTGCAGATTCTGGTCGACGCTCACGAGCGGTACGCCTATCAGTTCACATCCCAGCAAGTCAGCACGCTGCGAACGGCACTCCCGTGCGGTGACTATGGGCTCGAGATCAACGCGGTGCTCGTCGCGAGTGTGGAACGGAAATCCCTTGCCGACCTCGTCTCCAGCCTCACCAGCGGCAAACTGCGCTACCAGATTGCCGAGCTTGCCGCCCTGCCCCGAGCGGCGGTCGTCATCGAGGAGCGTTACTCGCAGTTGTTCACCCTGAATCGCATCCGGCCGGCGACCGTCGCCGACGGGTTGGCTGAGTTGCAGGTCCGCTGGCCCAACGTGCCGATTGTGTTCTGTGAGACCCGGTCACTCGCCGAGGAATGGACCTACCGGTTCCTGGCAGCAGCGCAGGTGTGGACGCAAACCGAAGAAGCGATGCTGCAGCGGCTTTCATCGTTGCGGATCGGTGCAGCCGGTGAGGACCAGGTGGATCCACCGCGCACCCCGAGCACTGCTCAGGTGCGCGAGTGGGCCCGCGCTGCGGGCCTGCCCGTGCCCGACCGCGGCCGACTTCGCCCGGACGTGTGGGACGCCTGGCGCGCCGCAAACGCCGCGAAAGGCGAGACCGCTCCGGAGGCTACGCGAAAGACCACACCGCAGGGACCAATCCGACTGCGACAGTGA
- a CDS encoding RNA polymerase sigma factor SigF, which translates to MFRELEKLEEGSATFQRQRDRIVERCLPLADHIARRFDGRGEPRDDLVQVARVGLVNAVIRFDVNAGSDFVSFAVPTIMGEVRRHFRDNSWSVKVPRRLKELHLRLGAATADLSQRLGRAPTATELAAELEMDRDEVIEGLVAGSSYNTLSIDSGGSGGNEDAPAIADTLGDMDMSLDQIENREALRPLLEALPERERTVLVLRFFESMTQTQIAERVGISQMHVSRLLAKSLTRLRDQLQ; encoded by the coding sequence ATGTTCCGAGAGTTGGAGAAACTCGAAGAAGGGTCGGCGACGTTCCAGCGCCAGCGCGACCGCATCGTCGAACGCTGCCTTCCGCTGGCCGACCACATCGCCCGCCGATTCGACGGCCGCGGCGAACCCCGCGACGACCTCGTGCAGGTCGCGCGCGTCGGTCTGGTGAACGCCGTCATCCGCTTCGACGTCAACGCCGGCTCCGACTTCGTCTCGTTCGCGGTGCCGACCATCATGGGCGAGGTCCGTCGCCACTTCCGCGACAACAGCTGGTCGGTCAAGGTGCCCCGCCGGCTCAAGGAACTCCACCTGCGTCTCGGTGCTGCGACCGCCGACCTCTCCCAGCGGCTGGGTCGCGCGCCGACCGCCACCGAGCTCGCCGCCGAACTGGAGATGGACCGCGACGAGGTCATCGAGGGCCTGGTCGCGGGCAGCTCCTACAACACGCTGTCGATCGACAGCGGAGGCAGCGGCGGCAACGAGGACGCGCCCGCCATCGCGGACACGCTCGGCGACATGGACATGAGCCTCGACCAGATCGAGAACCGCGAGGCGCTGCGCCCGCTGCTGGAGGCTCTGCCCGAGCGGGAGCGCACCGTGCTGGTGCTGCGGTTCTTCGAGTCGATGACGCAGACGCAGATCGCCGAGCGGGTCGGCATCTCGCAGATGCACGTCTCCCGGCTGCTGGCGAAGTCGCTAACTCGTCTGCGGGATCAGCTTCAGTAG
- a CDS encoding acetyl/propionyl/methylcrotonyl-CoA carboxylase subunit alpha → MATHASSKISKVLVANRGEIAVRVIRAAKDAGLESVAVYAEPDADAPHVRLADEAFALGGQTSAESYLVFEKLLDAAAKSGANAVHPGYGFLSENADFAQAVLDAGLIWIGPSPQSIRDLGDKVTARHIAARAQAPLVPGTPDPVKDADEVVEFAKEYGVPVAIKAAFGGGGRGMKVARTLEEIPELFESATREAIAAFGRGECFVERYLDKPRHVEAQVIADMHGNVVVAGTRDCSLQRRFQKLVEEAPAPFLTDAQRKEIHESAKRICKEAGYYGAGTVEYLVGQDGLISFLEVNTRLQVEHPVTEETSGLDLVRQQFKIANGESLDITEDPTPRGHSIEFRINGEDAGRGFLPAPGPVTRYDIPTGPGVRLDSGVEAGSVIGGQFDSMLSKLIVTGATRDEALERSRRALAEFHIEGLATVIPFHRAVVSDPAFIGDGTKFDVHTRWIETEWNNTVEPFTGGDPISEEDTLPRQTVVVEVGGRRLEVSLPGDLALGNGGGAPHGAIRKKPKPRKRGGGGGAAASGDSVTAPMQGTVVKVAVEEGQTVAAGDLVAVLEAMKMENPVTAHKDGVVTGLSVEPGAAITQGTVLCELKSE, encoded by the coding sequence GTGGCCACTCACGCCAGCTCAAAGATCTCCAAGGTGCTCGTTGCCAACCGCGGAGAAATCGCCGTCCGGGTGATCCGAGCAGCAAAGGACGCCGGACTCGAGAGTGTGGCGGTGTACGCCGAGCCCGACGCCGACGCGCCCCACGTCCGCCTCGCCGACGAGGCGTTCGCGCTCGGCGGGCAGACCTCGGCGGAGTCCTACCTCGTGTTCGAGAAGCTGCTCGACGCCGCTGCGAAGTCCGGCGCCAACGCCGTGCACCCCGGGTACGGCTTCCTCTCCGAGAACGCCGACTTCGCCCAGGCCGTCCTCGACGCCGGGCTGATCTGGATCGGGCCCAGCCCGCAGTCCATCCGCGACCTCGGTGACAAGGTCACCGCCCGCCACATCGCCGCGCGCGCCCAGGCGCCGCTGGTGCCCGGCACCCCCGACCCCGTCAAGGACGCTGACGAGGTCGTCGAGTTCGCCAAGGAATACGGCGTGCCCGTCGCGATCAAGGCGGCGTTCGGCGGCGGCGGCCGCGGCATGAAGGTGGCCCGCACCCTCGAAGAGATCCCCGAGCTGTTCGAGTCCGCCACCCGTGAGGCCATCGCGGCGTTCGGCCGCGGCGAGTGCTTCGTCGAGCGCTACCTCGACAAGCCGCGCCACGTCGAGGCCCAGGTCATCGCCGACATGCACGGCAACGTCGTCGTCGCAGGCACCCGCGACTGTTCGCTGCAGCGCCGCTTCCAGAAGCTCGTCGAAGAGGCCCCGGCACCTTTTCTCACCGACGCGCAACGCAAGGAGATCCACGAGTCGGCCAAGCGCATCTGCAAGGAGGCCGGCTACTACGGCGCCGGCACCGTGGAGTACCTGGTCGGCCAGGACGGCCTGATCAGCTTCCTCGAGGTCAACACCCGCCTGCAGGTGGAGCACCCCGTCACCGAGGAGACCTCCGGGCTGGACCTGGTGCGTCAGCAGTTCAAGATCGCCAACGGCGAGAGTCTCGACATCACCGAGGACCCGACGCCGCGCGGGCACTCCATCGAGTTCCGCATCAACGGTGAGGATGCCGGCCGCGGGTTCCTGCCCGCCCCCGGCCCCGTCACCCGCTACGACATTCCCACCGGCCCCGGCGTGCGCCTGGACTCCGGTGTGGAGGCCGGCTCGGTGATCGGCGGCCAGTTCGACTCGATGCTGTCCAAGCTGATCGTCACCGGCGCCACCCGCGACGAGGCGCTGGAGCGCTCGCGCCGGGCACTCGCCGAATTCCACATCGAGGGCCTCGCCACCGTCATCCCGTTCCATCGCGCGGTGGTCTCCGACCCCGCATTCATCGGCGACGGCACCAAGTTCGACGTGCACACCCGGTGGATCGAGACGGAGTGGAACAACACCGTCGAGCCGTTCACCGGTGGTGACCCCATCTCCGAAGAGGACACGCTGCCCCGGCAGACCGTGGTGGTCGAGGTCGGCGGCCGTCGCCTCGAGGTGTCGCTGCCCGGCGATCTGGCGCTCGGCAACGGCGGCGGCGCCCCGCACGGCGCGATCCGCAAGAAGCCCAAGCCGCGTAAGCGTGGCGGCGGTGGCGGTGCGGCCGCGTCGGGCGACTCGGTGACCGCGCCCATGCAGGGCACCGTCGTCAAGGTCGCCGTCGAAGAGGGCCAGACCGTGGCCGCGGGTGACCTGGTCGCCGTGCTCGAGGCGATGAAGATGGAGAACCCGGTGACCGCGCACAAGGACGGCGTCGTCACCGGCCTGTCCGTCGAGCCCGGAGCGGCCATCACCCAGGGCACCGTGCTCTGCGAGCTCAAGAGCGAATGA
- a CDS encoding DUF6671 family protein, whose amino-acid sequence MSSFVIKPYLGVAVAVGTRHFKQRQLASAFTDVLGARLVVPDDLDTDLFGTFSGEVARTASALVTARRKARLGMCVTGLRHGVASEASYGPAGHEEILLFVDDVRGIEVCETHWEAAEYAVSHRVRSIEELPASVTDALSAQAVIVRPSDSHDDIVKGVNDIACLRSAISSAARHAGNGMAVVEPDLRAHHNPRRQRVLARLGYRLAHRLATSCPDCGAPGFGRVRSVAGLPCAACGSPTRLPLYDEHACCSCAYRSFVEILSAGADPGRCDYCNP is encoded by the coding sequence GTGTCAAGCTTCGTAATAAAACCGTATCTCGGTGTCGCGGTCGCGGTGGGCACCCGTCATTTCAAGCAGCGCCAGCTGGCTTCCGCGTTCACCGACGTTCTCGGTGCGCGGTTGGTGGTTCCCGACGATCTCGACACCGACCTCTTCGGCACCTTCTCCGGAGAGGTGGCGAGGACGGCGTCGGCGCTGGTGACGGCGCGTCGCAAAGCACGGCTGGGAATGTGTGTCACCGGCCTGCGTCACGGCGTGGCGAGTGAGGCCAGTTACGGCCCGGCAGGGCACGAGGAGATCCTGCTGTTCGTCGACGACGTGCGCGGTATCGAGGTGTGCGAAACGCACTGGGAGGCGGCGGAGTACGCAGTCAGTCACCGCGTCCGATCGATCGAGGAGCTGCCCGCGTCCGTCACGGACGCTTTGTCCGCCCAGGCGGTGATCGTGCGACCGTCGGATTCCCACGACGACATCGTCAAGGGTGTCAACGATATTGCGTGCCTGCGGTCGGCCATATCATCCGCTGCCCGGCACGCAGGGAATGGGATGGCGGTGGTGGAGCCCGACCTGCGGGCGCACCACAATCCGCGTCGGCAACGGGTGTTGGCGCGCCTGGGGTACCGGCTGGCGCATCGATTGGCGACGTCGTGCCCCGACTGCGGCGCACCGGGTTTCGGACGTGTCCGCAGCGTCGCCGGCCTGCCGTGCGCGGCGTGCGGATCGCCGACTCGTCTGCCGCTGTACGACGAGCACGCGTGCTGTTCGTGTGCGTATCGGAGCTTCGTTGAAATTCTCTCGGCAGGGGCGGATCCCGGCCGATGCGACTACTGCAATCCCTGA
- a CDS encoding TerC family protein translates to MTSVVVVPVWGWVALTVAIAAMLAVDLFLHRDNHVIGFREAAVWSAVWVGAGLGFGVLLWWIYGGEVAGTYYAGYLIEKALSVDNVFVFALIFTYFAVPDRYQHKVLFWGVIGALLFRLVFIFVGAELLKTFFWTAYVFGVFLIYTAYKMAFQHDKEMQPDKNLLVRLIRRVVPIDPHYHEDRLFTRIDGKRVATLLFVVLVAVEATDLIFAIDSVAAVLAITTSTFLVWTANAFAVLGLRSLYFCLSGLLRRFRHLHYGLAVLLAFAGVKLILSETPVGKLPIPLTMSVIVVTLTVSIVWSLVATREVREAR, encoded by the coding sequence ATGACGTCTGTTGTGGTGGTGCCTGTGTGGGGGTGGGTGGCGTTGACGGTCGCCATCGCCGCGATGCTGGCCGTGGATCTGTTCCTGCACCGGGACAATCACGTGATCGGTTTCCGGGAAGCGGCGGTGTGGTCGGCGGTGTGGGTCGGCGCGGGTCTGGGCTTCGGTGTGCTGCTGTGGTGGATCTACGGCGGCGAGGTCGCGGGCACCTACTACGCCGGCTATCTGATCGAGAAGGCGCTCTCGGTGGACAACGTGTTCGTATTCGCGTTGATCTTCACGTATTTCGCCGTCCCGGACCGTTATCAGCACAAGGTGCTGTTCTGGGGGGTGATCGGCGCGTTGCTCTTCCGGCTGGTGTTCATCTTCGTCGGGGCGGAGTTGTTGAAGACGTTCTTCTGGACCGCCTACGTGTTCGGTGTGTTCTTGATCTACACCGCGTACAAGATGGCGTTCCAGCATGACAAGGAGATGCAGCCCGACAAGAACCTGCTGGTACGGCTGATCCGGCGGGTGGTGCCGATCGACCCGCATTATCACGAGGATCGGCTGTTCACCCGGATCGACGGAAAGCGCGTCGCAACACTGCTGTTCGTGGTGCTGGTCGCCGTCGAGGCCACGGATCTGATCTTCGCGATCGACTCGGTGGCGGCGGTGCTCGCGATCACCACGAGCACGTTCCTCGTGTGGACGGCGAATGCGTTCGCGGTGCTGGGTTTGCGCAGTCTGTACTTCTGCCTGTCGGGATTGCTCCGGCGGTTCCGTCATCTGCATTACGGCCTGGCGGTGTTGCTCGCCTTCGCCGGGGTGAAGCTGATCCTGTCGGAGACACCGGTGGGCAAGCTGCCGATCCCACTGACGATGAGCGTCATCGTCGTCACCCTCACGGTGTCTATCGTGTGGAGCCTGGTGGCGACGCGCGAGGTGCGCGAGGCACGCTGA